The Pirellulales bacterium DNA window CGTGCCCAATAGGCCCATCAGCGGTGTTACCGTCACGGCGAGCACGAGCGGACGGACGTTGTAATTCAGCTTCCAGCTTTCGCGCGAGATCGAGTCCGCCACGGCCCGCTCCACTTCGTCCGTCGGCCGGCCGGTTTTGAGCAACATCGCCCGCACGACATTCGCCGCCGAAGACGGACACTGCTGGCAGAGGCGATAGGCCTTCCGCGGATCGAAGCCACCGGGGGACGCGGCCAGCGCGCTCAAGCCTTTGACAAGCTTGCGCGGAACCACTTTCTTGCGCCGCAGGCCGATCGCCCGCTCGATCGAGAATGCGACAACGACCAGCGACATGAACGTGATCGGGTACATCAAGATGCCGCCCTTTTGGAACATCTCCCACGGATCGATCGTCGGCATCGAGGGCACGTCGGCCGCTTTCTTCTCGGGCTTGGGCGCCGAACTCGGAGCGGCGCTGAATGCTTTGTCAAACGCTTTGTCCGCCGCGCTCGGGTCAGAGCCTTTGTCGGCGGCCGTCTTTTCGGCGGGCGGTTTGGCGTCAGCTTGAACATCGGCCTTTGGCGGGCTATCGGCCGCGAAGCTGGCTCGCCCAAGGTCAAGCGCGGCCCAAACGAGCGCGCAAAGTGACGCGGCGACGAAGAGCCGAGGCGCAATCCTCGGCCGATTGAGCGGGTTCATAGGGACTCTCCAAGAAAGTTCAGCCCGCGGCTGAAATCAGGGGTAGGACGCTCTGTTCCGATAAACTGTCGCGCGGTCAACGGCGTGCGATCAACTCATCCGCCGAGCTGTTTCAATCGCTCCTTGGCCGACGCTGCTTTGTCATTGTCAGGATACTTGGTCAGCAATTCGTTGTACAATTTCTTGGCTTGTTCGGCATTCTTGAGGACCTCGAAGCAGCGGGCCGCCTCGTAAGTGGCGTTGGCCTGCCACGTTTTATACGGGGCTGGGGCCTGCGTGTCGCCGTAGCCGTAGATCACCTTGAAATAGTTGCGGATCGCTTCCTTGTGATTCGCTTGTGCGAACAAAACCTCGCCCATCATGAATCGCGCGCGTGTGCCGACGACGGCGTCAGTCTTGTCGGCCACCGCTTCGTAGAGCTTGAGCGCGTCGCTCAACTGATCGAGGTTCTGTTTCGCCCAACCCTCTTCATACATCGCCTCGACGACGTGCGGCGAATCGGGGAACTCTTTCTGGAGCCGCGTGAGCAGCTTGACGCTCTCCTCCCAGCGCTTCAGTTGCGCGGCGGACTGTCCGGCGTGCAGAAGGGCCAGCGCGGTGAAATCGGCCGACGAGGGTTTCGTTCCCAATGCCTTCTCGAGCGCGGCCAGCGCGGGCACGTATTGCTCCTGTTTGAACAGCGACTCGCCGATCATGAATGCCGCGTCGGCCGCAAGCGCGCCGCTCGGATAGTTTGCCAATTGAGAGTCAAAGGCTTGCTTTGCTTTGGAATAATCCTGCTCTTGGAAATAGGCCCAGCCGAGCTTGTGGCTGGCCTTTTCTGCCTGCTCTCCGTTGCCGGCCTTGGTGGCGGCCGCGTAATAGGCCGAGGCGGCCGCCTTGTAGTCCTTCTTCTGATGATACTGGTATTCGCCGACGTTGAACCAACTTTCGGGCGCCAGCGCGCTATCGCCATGTTCGCGGGCCAGCTTGCCGAACGCTTCCGCCGCGCCCTCCTCTTGTCCTGCCGATTTGCGGCTCCAGGCCAATTCGTAAAGCGCCTTGTCGATCCCCGAATAACTCGGATCGGCATCCAACAGAGACTGGAACGACTTGGCCGCGTCGGGGAATCGCTGCGCGCCCTCCTGAGCAAGCCCCAGCACATAGAGCGCGTCGCTCCGCTCGGCCGATTTGGGATCGGCCGTCAAGAATGCTTCCGCGTCTTCGATCGCACCGGCATATTCCTTGAGTTGCTGGCGAGCGGCGGCGCGGCCATAGCGAGCCCGCGTCGCCGCCGGCTGCCCGCCGTATTTCTCGACGGCTGTGGAAAAGGTTTTCGCGGCAGCCGCGAAGTCGGACTTGTTGATCTGCGACCAACCCAAGCCCACGAGCGCGCTAGGCACAAGTGGGCTTGAACCGGCGTGGTCGATCACCCACTGATAATCGCTCGCCGCGCCGGAATAATCTCCCGACTCGAATTTCCACTCTCCCGATCGGAAATGGGCTCGATCGGCCAACTTGCTATTGCCGAACTCGGCGATCACGCGTTCGATCGTTCCCTTCGCGGCGGCGCGATCATTCGCGCCGCGCTGGGCGATTGCCAGTGCCAGCAGGGTTTCATCGGTCTCGGGGCCTTTCGGCTGCGCGGCGAGCGACGCCTTCAGCGCCTGCACCGCTTCGCCGAAGTGCTTGAGTTCCAATTCGCTACTCCCCACGAGGAACTGCGCTTCAGCTTGCCGATCCGCGGTCTTCAACTTCGTCAACTGCGGCTTGAGATAGGAGATCACATCGGCATACTTCTTCTGCATATAGCGAGCCAGTGCTCGGCGCACCAGCCAATTCTCGGCATAGACGTGGCTGGGAAACTCCTCCAACAGCGCCTGATAGCGCCGCTCGGCGTCCGCGTGATTGCCCGCGAGCAGTTGAGCTTCCGCGATGTCGTAAAGTGCATCGGCCTTGTCCATCATCAGATCGGCGCGCCGCGGACTTTTTGCGGCGAGCGGGAGTGCCTTCTCGACCGCGGCCAAAGCCTCCGTCGGTTGCTTTTCCTTCAACCAGCTTCGGGCGATCCAATGGGATGCCTCGGCCGCCTGATCTCCGCCGCCAGAGAGCACTTTGCCGAACCAGTTGCGGGCCTCCGGCTGATTTCCGGCAAGGTAGTAGCAGTTCCCCGCCGCGAGCGTCGCCGCGCCGATGTAAGTCGATCTGGGAAACTTCGTCGGCAGCGAGGCATAGCAGGCCGCCGCGTCGGCGTATTTCTTTTCGCCGGCGAGCGCTGCCCCGAGCCGGAGCGTCGCATAGTCGGCGAGCGGAGAATCCTGCTGCTTCAGCGCGGCGGAGAACAGGTTTTCGGCGTCGGCAAACCGGCCGGTCTCCAAGAGCGTGTCCCCCTTGCGCATTTTCACTTCGCCGACCAACTCGCTTTGCGGGAAGTCCTTGAGCAACGTATCGAACGTCGCGCCGGCTTCGGTCTGCTGGCCGAGTTCCTGCTCGGCGATGCCGAGGTTGTAAAGCCCACGAGCCCGCGCCGCGCTGCCGGCATGTTTGGCGGCCAATTCGCTCCAGGCTTTGATCGCCTCGGCCTTCTTGCCGGAGGCGTAGAGCGATTCGCCGCGGTACAGCAGCGCCTCGGGCAATTGCGGCGAGTTCGGAAACTTCGCGATCAATTGGCCGAATGCCTCGGCCGCCTTGGGATGCAGTTCGGCGCGGCCGGCCTGCGCGAGGTTGTAGTCGGCCAGCCCGAGATTGAAGTATGCCTTGTCGATCTGCTCGAACTTCGGATACTTAGCCACCACTTTTTCAAAGGCCTCGCGGGCTTTGTCGTACTGCTTGTCCTTTTGGCTCAAGTAGCAAACGCCAGCATAGAATTGGGCCTGCGCGGCCAGCGGATCATCGGGAAACTTTTGCAGGAATTTCTCCCACTCGTCGACCGCCAAATCATACGCGCCCCCTTTGTGCATCGCCACCGCGCCGTCGAACTGCCGTCTCGCCGCATCGGACGACTGCGGGCCGGCAGTGCTATCGGCGGCGATCGCGAATGCCGCACTGGAAAGAAGAATCGAAGCGGACAGAAGCCAACGAATCGCCGATGTGATCTTCATCGCTCTACCATTTCTCTGATTCCGCGACCGACCCTCTGACGCCGCCAGAACCGACGCTCGCCCTCGATCCGCGCCCGGCGGACGGCGCCCCGTCATTCTATCGCTCCGGCAAGCCGGATGTAAGGATTTGACCATACGCGGCCGGCCAGTGATGCTTATGATGCTGCCATTCGCGAGCCAGGCGGCGCGTAGCCGTGGCCGACGCTGCCAGAGGCGACGAGGATGCTGGCAGTATCCGCCACAATCGCAGCGACGCCGCCGACACAACGCGTCCGTGTTCGACTATGCTCCAACCCGCTCTTTGGCACTGGATCGCGTTCGTCGGATTCATCCTGGCGATGCTGGCGTTCGATCTGCTGGTGCTCAGCCGCGGGGCGCACGAGCCGACTTTTCGCCAGAGCGTCGGTTGGGCCGCGTTCTGGACCGGGCTGGCGATCAGCTTTAACGGGCTGATCTGGTACGCCGCGGGCGTCGAGGCGGCTGCGCGGTTTCTCGCCGGATATCTCGTCGAATGGTCGCTGTCGCTCGACAACGTGTTCGTGTTCATCGTGATCTTCGCTTACTTTCAAGTGCCGCGCGGGCATCAGCATCGCGTGCTGTTCTGGGGAATTTTGGGGGCGATCGTGATGCGGCTCCTTTTCGTCGTGGCGGGAATGGAGTTGATTGCCGCGGCCGATTGGGTGCTGCCGCTGTTTGGAGTGTTGATCGTTTATCTGGGCGTGAAGCTGGCGGCTCAGGGAGAGCCGCAGGTCGAGCCGGAAAGGAACCTGGTGCTGCGGGCCGCGCGGCGAGTATTTCGGGTCGCCCAAGGGGACCACGGCGGGCGGTTCTTTGTTCGTGATGAGGCCGGCCGCCGCCGAGCGACTGCACTGTTCTTGGTGCTGTTGGTGATCGAGAGCGCCGACGTGGTCTTCGCCTTCGACAGCGTGCCGGCCATCTTCGGCGTCGCCCGCGATCCGTTTCTTGTCTTCAGTTCGAATGTGCTAGCGATCCTCGGCCTGCGGGCCCTTTACTTCCTGCTCTCGGGCGTGATCAACCGTTTCCGCCACATCAACTACGGCATCAGCGCCGTATTAGTGTTCGTCGGGATCACGATGATCGCCGACTACGCCGCCAAACGCTTCGGATGGATTGTCCCCGATCGCGAGCTGATTCCGTACTGGGCCTCGCTCGCCGCAATCGCCGGCATTTTGGTGGTTTCCATTGCAGCCTCGCTCTGGCCACGGCCGACAAATCATCAATCTCCACCGATCGACCCGGCGCGGTAGACTACGTTGCAGTTCAGGCTTTAGCCTGCTGGCGGCAGCCTAAAGGCTGAACTCCAACAATCCGACCCCCGACTTCTGACCTCCGACTTTCCGACCTCCGACCACCATGCTTTCTCTCGTCACCGGCGGCGCTGGCTTTATCGGCAGTCATTTGACCGAGGCGCTCGTCGCGCGCGGCGATCGGGTCACGGTGATCGACGATGAATCGACGGGCGATCCGGCAAATCTCGCGTCTTTCGCCGGTCATC harbors:
- a CDS encoding tetratricopeptide repeat protein, translating into MKITSAIRWLLSASILLSSAAFAIAADSTAGPQSSDAARRQFDGAVAMHKGGAYDLAVDEWEKFLQKFPDDPLAAQAQFYAGVCYLSQKDKQYDKAREAFEKVVAKYPKFEQIDKAYFNLGLADYNLAQAGRAELHPKAAEAFGQLIAKFPNSPQLPEALLYRGESLYASGKKAEAIKAWSELAAKHAGSAARARGLYNLGIAEQELGQQTEAGATFDTLLKDFPQSELVGEVKMRKGDTLLETGRFADAENLFSAALKQQDSPLADYATLRLGAALAGEKKYADAAACYASLPTKFPRSTYIGAATLAAGNCYYLAGNQPEARNWFGKVLSGGGDQAAEASHWIARSWLKEKQPTEALAAVEKALPLAAKSPRRADLMMDKADALYDIAEAQLLAGNHADAERRYQALLEEFPSHVYAENWLVRRALARYMQKKYADVISYLKPQLTKLKTADRQAEAQFLVGSSELELKHFGEAVQALKASLAAQPKGPETDETLLALAIAQRGANDRAAAKGTIERVIAEFGNSKLADRAHFRSGEWKFESGDYSGAASDYQWVIDHAGSSPLVPSALVGLGWSQINKSDFAAAAKTFSTAVEKYGGQPAATRARYGRAAARQQLKEYAGAIEDAEAFLTADPKSAERSDALYVLGLAQEGAQRFPDAAKSFQSLLDADPSYSGIDKALYELAWSRKSAGQEEGAAEAFGKLAREHGDSALAPESWFNVGEYQYHQKKDYKAAASAYYAAATKAGNGEQAEKASHKLGWAYFQEQDYSKAKQAFDSQLANYPSGALAADAAFMIGESLFKQEQYVPALAALEKALGTKPSSADFTALALLHAGQSAAQLKRWEESVKLLTRLQKEFPDSPHVVEAMYEEGWAKQNLDQLSDALKLYEAVADKTDAVVGTRARFMMGEVLFAQANHKEAIRNYFKVIYGYGDTQAPAPYKTWQANATYEAARCFEVLKNAEQAKKLYNELLTKYPDNDKAASAKERLKQLGG
- a CDS encoding TerC family protein, coding for MLQPALWHWIAFVGFILAMLAFDLLVLSRGAHEPTFRQSVGWAAFWTGLAISFNGLIWYAAGVEAAARFLAGYLVEWSLSLDNVFVFIVIFAYFQVPRGHQHRVLFWGILGAIVMRLLFVVAGMELIAAADWVLPLFGVLIVYLGVKLAAQGEPQVEPERNLVLRAARRVFRVAQGDHGGRFFVRDEAGRRRATALFLVLLVIESADVVFAFDSVPAIFGVARDPFLVFSSNVLAILGLRALYFLLSGVINRFRHINYGISAVLVFVGITMIADYAAKRFGWIVPDRELIPYWASLAAIAGILVVSIAASLWPRPTNHQSPPIDPAR